GAAGTCCTGAGCCGACGTCCGGTCTTGACGCCGCACGGGAGGACGACGCCATGGCGCGAGAAGTGAAGATCAAGGGGAAGCCGGACGACGACCGCGAGCCCGGGGCCGGGGAGGACCGGCACGCCCCGCCGCCGCCCCCCGACGCGGTCGAGGAGAAGCTGCGTCCGCAGCGGCTCTCCGAGATCATCGGCCAGCGCGCGGTCGCCGAGCGGCTTTCGATCGCGCTGGCCGCGGCCAAGAAGCGCAACGAGCCCCTGCCCCACATCCTGTTCGACGGCCCCCCGGGCCTGGGCAAGACGACCTTCGCGGGCGTCCTGCACAACGAGCTGGGCGTCGAGCTGAACCTGACCAGCGGGGCCTCGCTCGACAAGAAGATGGACGTGATGCCCTACCTGACCAACGCGGCCGAGGGCTCAATCCTCTTCATCGACGAGATCCACCGCCTGCCCCGGGCGGTCGAGGAGTTCATCTATCCGGTGATGGAGGACTTCCGCGTCGACGTCGTGCTCGGCGAGGGGATGGCGGCCCGGACGATCAACCTGCCGCTCAAGAAGTTCACCATCATCGGCGCGACGACCCGCAGCGGCATGCTCTCGGCGCCGCTCCGCGAGCGGTTCCATATGCACGAGCACCTGGAGTTCTACGACCCCGAGGACCTCGCGCGGATCATCACCATCAACGCCGCCAAGCTGCGGGCGACGATCAGCGACGAGGCCGCCTGGGAGCTGGCCGGCCGCAGCCGGGGCACCCCGCGGATCGCCAACTCCCGTCTCCGCTGGGTCCGCGACTACGCCATCGCCCGCGCCGACGGTGCCATCGACCTCTCGATCTCGCGCGACGCCCTGGCGATGCAGGAGATCGATTCCGAGGGGATGGACAAGCAGGACCGCCGCTACCTGGACACCCTGATCCGCGTGTTCAAGGGCGGCCCCACCGGGGCCGAGGCGCTCGCGGCCACGATGACCCTCTCGGTCGACACCATCCGCGACGAGGTCGAGCCCTACCTCCTCCGTCGCGAGTTCGTGGTGCGGACCCCTCGCGGTCGCGTGGCCACCGCAGCCGCCTACCGCCACCTCGGCCTGGCCCAACCCGAAGTCGACCCCGAGGACGACCTCCTCAATCCTCAGCGCCGGCTGTTCCTCTGATACGGAGTCGTCGCCCGCCTCAGCCGATCCCGAAGCGCATCCCACGCCGGACCGGCCGGCGGCTCGACGGCCACGATCAGTTCCAGACGACGGCCGTCGAGGTCGTGCAAGGCCTCGTAGAATCCCCGCGCCGCGACTTCTGGGTCCGGCAGCACGATCCGGACCACGTCCGGCGGAGTGATCTCCGCCCCGATCGGCTCGAAGGCGAGCAAGCCGGAGCCCCCGGGCCATGCGATCCCGGCCAGGTGTTCGATCGATTCGACGCGCACCGCCGGGGTCTGCGGCGCGTAGTGCACGGCGAGCATCCCCGGGCTCTGCGGTCGGCCCGATTCCGCCACCTCGGTCGAGGCGCGTCGGCACACGGTTCCGAACTGTAGCGCCTCGGAGAGTTCCTCTGGGCGGATCGGCCCCGGTCGCAGGACCTCGGGCGGGTCGGTCGTCAGGTTCAGGACGGTCGACTCCAGGCCGACTCTCGTGGGGCCGCTGTCGAGGATGAGGTGGACGCGTCCGTCCAGGTCGGCCACGACGTGTTCCGCCCGGGTGGGCGAGATTCGATTCGACCGGTTCGCGCTCGGCGCGGCGAGCGGGAGCCCGACGCGCTCGATCAACCGTCGCGCGACCGTCGGGGCGGGGACGCGCAGGCCGACGGTGGGCCCGCCGCCGGTGACGACGTCCGGGACGGCCTCGGTCTTCCTGAGGATGAGCGTCAGTGGACCCGGCCAGAATCTCCGGGCGAGGCGTTCCGCCTCGTCGGTCCACTCGGCGGTGAACGAGCGAGCCTGGTCGATCCCGGCGACGTGGACGATCAGCGGGTTGGACGAGGGCCTCCCCTTGGCCTCGAAGATCCCCCGCACGGCGTTGGCGTCGGTCGCGACGGCCCCGAGTCCGTACACGGTCTCGGTGGCGAAAGCGACGAGGCCGCCGCCGAGCAGGACGGCGGCGGCCTCGTCGAGGGCTTCCGGTTCGGGCTCGTCGCGAGCCACGGCGATCACCCGCGTGTGGATCACGACGATCTCGGCCTGGGCTGGGGCGGGGTTCCGGAAAAGTGGACGATCAGGGGAGCAGGATGGAGGCGGCGATGACGGTCGTCCAGAGGCCGTCCTTGTGGCCGACGGCCGTCTGCGTGACTTCCTTCGTCTTGTAGATGACGTCGGCGATCTTCCACAGCTCGCGCTTCTCGTCCCACGAGCTGTTGGGGTTGAACTCGACGCCCAGGATCGTCGCCAGCATCTCGGCGGCGAGATCCTCGGCGTAGTCGGCGGCCGACTTGGCGGTCTGGCCGTAGGCGTGGTGTTCGGACAGGTAGCCGAACTGGTCGCGATCGCGCGGGATGGCGACGCCGACGCTGGCCGCGACCAGCCGGTTGGGCTCGGCCGTGGCGCACTCGCTGATGACGACGTGGACGATCTGGCCGGGCTGGAGTTCCTTCAGGCCCTGTTCGATCGAGACTTCCTTGCAGCGCGGCGGGAAGATGCTGGAAACCCGCACCAGGTTGTAGCAGGCGATCCGGGCGTCCCGGAGGGCCAACTCGAAGCTGGTCAATTTTTCGCGGTGCGTGCCGACTCCCTTGGTGAAGAACAGCTTCGCTGGTACGTACATCTCTGGCTTGAGTCCTCCCGCGCCGGCCGGGTCCATGGTGGGACCTCGACCGACCCGCTACATGCGATGGGCCCGCGTCGTCTCCGCACGCCGCGCTCGATCTGATGAAGTGTGGATTATCGTGCGTGGGTCGTCCCGCATCAAGGCCACCCACGCCGAGTCCATTCGGATCGTGCCCGCCCGTTCCCTTTGCCATTACGACCGGCCCGCGCGCCCGTCGAACCTTCACGCCGGCCTGGCGGCTGCGACGGAATGTCGGCGCGAGTCGATCTGCGTGATCGGTACGAGGGGCGATCCGGCCGACCGTAGGGGCGTGCGGACGAGAAGCCCCTTCGAACGGGCGAGCACCGATCCGGGTTTGCAAGTCAACCGCGATGGTTGAAACCTACCGGCCCGGGGAAGGCGCGGCAGGGAGATCGAGAAAAGCGAGGATGACGGGATTCGAACCCGCAACCTCCGGCGTGACAGGCCGGTGCTCTAACCAGTTGAGCTACATCCCCAGAGCGTTCATCGTCGGCTTATGCGTCGATCGTTTTGGCCCGTGGGGCGGGGCGTCGATCGCGTCTCAGGTCGCACGTGCCAACGACGAGAGGAAGTATAACGCCGCGGGCGGTCGCGGTTCAAGACCGATGACGATCGACTCCGGAGAAATTCGGCAGAGTCGCTCGGGCGGGTGGATCTCATCGAAGAGCGCGGCCGACGGGATCTTGCGAGATCGGCCACGGGGCCCGAAACGAACGCAGGCCCCCGGTGCGGTCCGGGGGCCTGCAGTGTATCGATTGCAAGGGCGCCGGGCCTCGGCAGGCTCAGTAGGAATCCGAGCTGACGACCTCGCCGCCGGCGCGGGTGCCGAGGCCCCAGTAGGTGGGCATGGCGACGGAATTCTTCAGGAACCGGACGCTGCCGTCCGCCAGCAGGGCGTTCACGCCGCCCGGGTGGTAACTCTGGGCGTTGGAATAGTCCATACTCGCCCCGTCGCAGCCGCCGTTGCAGTCGGTCCGGCAGGCGGACCAGGTGTACTGGGTGCTGTTGGGCGGGACGATCGTGTTGAAGAGCGTGGCCCCCATGCCGCCGATGCCCCAGTCGTGCCCGTGGCCGACCGAGATGTTGCCCGAGTTCGAGGCGACGTACTTCGCCGAGCAGGTCTGCAGGTCGGCGATCACCAGCGCCGGGTTCTGGTTCGCGTCCAGGTAGTAGGCGTTGCCCGAAAGCCCTGCGGACATGATCATGTTGCCCGGGGCGACGATCTGGGTCTGGGCCCCCGCCTGGCCCTCGGAGAAGGCGATCGTGTTCGCCGACCCGTCGGTGATGTCGCGGATGCCATAGGCCAGCCGGAATCCGAAGACGCCCGAGGTGGGGTCGGAGAAATTGGGGGCCGATGCGCCTCCCGTGCGGGGCGGGACGTCGCCGCCGGCGTTGGTCGAGGTCCCGACGCTGCCGAAGTAGCAGTTGTCGTTCACCCGGCCGCCGTTGGGATCCGACGGGCAGAGGAACATGGCGACCTTGGCGTTATAGGGCGTGGAGTTCGCGGAGCTGGCGTAATCGCTGCCGCGGCCTTCGAGGCTGAAGTTGATCGAGTTGTAGAGCGGGCCCTGCTCCATGTAGTTGAGTAGCGCGGCGTGGGCCGACCAGTTGTTCCAGGTCGTGTACACGCCCCCGCCGTAATTGTAGTTGCACAACGACGCCCCCATCGGGAAGACCTCGTTGGACGAGTGGTAGTTGTGCATCCCGAGGCCGAACTGCTTGAGGTTGTTGGTGCACTGGATCCGCCGCGCGGCCTCGCGGGCCGATTGTACGGCCGGGAGGAGCAGGGCGATGAGGACCGCGATGATGGCGATGACCACGAGCAATTCGATCAGGGTGAAGCCTCGACGCCTGGGCTGATTCACACCGCAGGAACCTGTCATGAGAGGGGACTCCTCGGAAAACTAGGACGACGCGAGAGATCGAGCGCGACACGCTCGCCGAACTCCGAAGTGATTAATCCTAGATAAGATTTACCAGATTTAATTTTGCAAGTAAAGGAGATCCGGGAGTCACTCTCGCGGTGCTTAAGCATCCCGGACCGGACCGCGGCGCGAGAAGGCGGGCGACCGAGGGTCGTGGGGGGGCCGGCGAGGATCGGCGCCGACGGGTTCGCGGGCCGGGAGGCGGAGGCTCCTCGCGTCGAGTATCATGTG
The DNA window shown above is from Paludisphaera mucosa and carries:
- the ruvB gene encoding Holliday junction branch migration DNA helicase RuvB, which translates into the protein MAREVKIKGKPDDDREPGAGEDRHAPPPPPDAVEEKLRPQRLSEIIGQRAVAERLSIALAAAKKRNEPLPHILFDGPPGLGKTTFAGVLHNELGVELNLTSGASLDKKMDVMPYLTNAAEGSILFIDEIHRLPRAVEEFIYPVMEDFRVDVVLGEGMAARTINLPLKKFTIIGATTRSGMLSAPLRERFHMHEHLEFYDPEDLARIITINAAKLRATISDEAAWELAGRSRGTPRIANSRLRWVRDYAIARADGAIDLSISRDALAMQEIDSEGMDKQDRRYLDTLIRVFKGGPTGAEALAATMTLSVDTIRDEVEPYLLRREFVVRTPRGRVATAAAYRHLGLAQPEVDPEDDLLNPQRRLFL
- a CDS encoding DUF1559 domain-containing protein encodes the protein MTGSCGVNQPRRRGFTLIELLVVIAIIAVLIALLLPAVQSAREAARRIQCTNNLKQFGLGMHNYHSSNEVFPMGASLCNYNYGGGVYTTWNNWSAHAALLNYMEQGPLYNSINFSLEGRGSDYASSANSTPYNAKVAMFLCPSDPNGGRVNDNCYFGSVGTSTNAGGDVPPRTGGASAPNFSDPTSGVFGFRLAYGIRDITDGSANTIAFSEGQAGAQTQIVAPGNMIMSAGLSGNAYYLDANQNPALVIADLQTCSAKYVASNSGNISVGHGHDWGIGGMGATLFNTIVPPNSTQYTWSACRTDCNGGCDGASMDYSNAQSYHPGGVNALLADGSVRFLKNSVAMPTYWGLGTRAGGEVVSSDSY
- a CDS encoding pyruvoyl-dependent arginine decarboxylase, with product MYVPAKLFFTKGVGTHREKLTSFELALRDARIACYNLVRVSSIFPPRCKEVSIEQGLKELQPGQIVHVVISECATAEPNRLVAASVGVAIPRDRDQFGYLSEHHAYGQTAKSAADYAEDLAAEMLATILGVEFNPNSSWDEKRELWKIADVIYKTKEVTQTAVGHKDGLWTTVIAASILLP
- a CDS encoding L-threonylcarbamoyladenylate synthase; protein product: MIHTRVIAVARDEPEPEALDEAAAVLLGGGLVAFATETVYGLGAVATDANAVRGIFEAKGRPSSNPLIVHVAGIDQARSFTAEWTDEAERLARRFWPGPLTLILRKTEAVPDVVTGGGPTVGLRVPAPTVARRLIERVGLPLAAPSANRSNRISPTRAEHVVADLDGRVHLILDSGPTRVGLESTVLNLTTDPPEVLRPGPIRPEELSEALQFGTVCRRASTEVAESGRPQSPGMLAVHYAPQTPAVRVESIEHLAGIAWPGGSGLLAFEPIGAEITPPDVVRIVLPDPEVAARGFYEALHDLDGRRLELIVAVEPPAGPAWDALRDRLRRATTPYQRNSRR